From the genome of Paracidovorax avenae:
CGGCGCGACCCTGCCCGTCACGATGACGGCGCGGCTGAACGAGGTATTGGAGAACGGCTCGCACAAGCTGCTTTTGAGCGGATTCGGCATCGGCCTTTCCTGGGGCACATGCATTCTGGACATTTCGGGGGCACGGTTCCCGGCCATGCTGGAGTCCTGACCCATGGATGCCGCACCCACCCCGTTCCATGTCACGGGCCAGCGCATCCTCGTGACGGGAGCAACGTCCGGCCTGGGCCATGCCATTGCCGTCGCATGCGCCCGGATGGGAGCCCAGGTGATCGGCGTGGGACGGGACGAAGACCGCCTCGCCCGTACGCTCGAGGCCCTGCAGGCCGCAGCTCCTGGTGCAAGCCATCTCGCGGTGCGGGCCGACCTGACCCAGGCAGGCGATCGCTCCGCCCTGGTCGAGCAGATCGGCTCCACGCCACTGAACGGCGTTGTCCATAGTGCTGGCATTTCCCGCCTGTCGCCCGTACGGATGCTCACCGAACAGCATCTGCACGAAGTGCAGGCCATCAATGTGGATGCCCCCATGCTGCTGACACAGGCACTGCTCAAGCGCAACCTGATCGCGCAGGGTGGCTCCCTGGTGTTCATCGCCTCGATCGCGGCGCACATCGGCGTGCCGGGCGTGGCAGCGTACTCGGGCACCAAGGCCGCGCTGATCGCGATGGTTCGCTGCCTCGCGATGGAGGTGGTCAAGCGGGGCATTCGTGCGAACTGCCTGTCCCCCGCACTGGTCGATACACCGCTGCTCGACGCCACTGCCACGCTGGTGGGCTCAATGGAGCAGGAGCGCGGCAACTACCCGCTCGGCTTCGGCCAACCCGATGATGTGGCGAACGCTGCTGTCTTCCTGCTGTCCCAGGCCAGCCGGTGGATCACGGGAACGACGCTGATCATGGACGGCGGGCTCACCATCAGCTGATCATCCTCCATGACTCGTACCGAAGACACCATCGACCCGCGCCGAAACCTGCTCATCGTGGGGGCCGGCGGCTTCGGCCGCGAAGTGTTGACGTACATAGAGGACGACAATCCGCTGTTCCGACCGAAGGGTTTCCTCGACTCCCGGACTTCGGCGCTGGACGGACTGGAGCGCTCCGTTGGCATCGTGGGCGATCCTCTGACCTATGTTCCAGTCGATGGCGACGTTTTCATGGCGGCGCTGGGTGACCCCGCCGCACGGCTCAAATACACCGAAGTCCTGCGTTCCGTGCACGATGTCGACTTTGCCACAGTGGTGCATCCGCAGGCCCACGTGACCCGGCACGCCCGGCTGGGCCGCGGCTGCATCATCGGCCCCCGCGTGGGTATCTCCGTGGATGTGCAGTTGGGCGATTTCGTGTGCATCCAGGAATACACCGTTGTCGGCCACGACGTGCGCATAGGAGACTGGTGCCAGATCAACAGCCACTGTTCCATCGGAGGGGGAGCCAGGATCGGCAATTTCGTGTCGATCCACCCCAATTGCGTCATCACGAGCGGAGCGGTGATCGGCGACAACGTCAAAATCGGCGCGGGCAGCGTCGTGTACGGTCGCATCCCGCCCAACATCACCATCATGGGCAACCCGGCCCGGCGCTTTTCGTGGAACTGAAGGCGCGCCTGCACCAATCCACAGCCCAAAGGCAGCGTACGCACCTCCCATGAACTCCAGCACAATGCCCTTCGCGCCAGACGCCTTGGTCAGCCGCATCAACCTTGGCCGCGTTCATCGCAAAGACGCGCTGGCCGCCATGCTGGAACTCTACCGTCGCGATCCGCATTTCTGCATTCCCGTGCAGGCACGTGAAATCCTGGCACGCAAGGGCCGCCAGGCGCGCTTCATCCTTCTGGGAACCAAGACGTTCGCGGAGGTCTTCATCCGGGCGACGCGCGATGAAGGCTGGGCTCTGGCGGTGGTCGACGATTTCAAGTGCGGTGACGGCGAGAAATACCATGGCGTGGACATCATCCCGACCCAGCAGTTTCTCGGGATGGTGAGGGACGATCCGGAAATCATCGCCATCAATTGCTGCCGCACGGATTATTCACGGCGCTTTTTCGATCGGCTGTGTTCCCGCGAAGGCATTGCCCACCTCAACCATGAGCAGGTCACCCGGCTGTTCGACATGAACGACCGCGTGGACTACCGCACGGCGGACTGGGCGCCCGTCATCAGTGACCGGTTCGAGGAGTTCCAGCTGCTGGAGGGCAGACTGGAGGATGCGCATTCCGTGGATACGCTGCACAGCGTGCTGATGTTCCATCTGAGCTGCAATCCCGAGTGGTATCTCACCGTCGCGAGACCGTATTCCACCCTGTACTTCCGTTCCGGCCTGCTGGAGTTTTCGGACAATGAAAGATTCGTGGACTGCGGCGCATCCATCGGCGAATCGACGACAGGGTTGCTGGGCATCACGGGGGACCGCATGGAGCACTCCTGGATGATCGAGCCCGACCGGTTCAACCTGGACGTGTTGCGCAAGCTGCAGAGCAGCTATGCGGGCACGGACCTGGAATCCAGGATATCCCTCCATCCATTCGCCGTGGGAGATTCCGATGCACAGGTGCCGTTCCACCACCTCGGGGGGCACGGAAGCAGCATCGCCGTAAGCCCGGATGCCACGCTGGAAAGCGTGTCCGTGCGCCGCATCGACGACATCATCGACGCACCGCCCACCTTCATCAAGATGGACATCGAAGGCTTCGAGATTCCGGCGCTGCGCGGCGCGCGCGCCGCCATCCAGTCGGGCCTGCCCAAAATGGCGATTTCCGCCTATCACCGCGCGACGGATCTGCTGGAGATTCCGGCCCTGGTGGATGCGATATCCCCAGGCTACTCGATCGGCCTGCAGCACCACACCGAGGATCGCTGGGACACCTGCCTTTATTTTTACCGCTGAGCCATGGCCAAAGTCCGAGGCGGCCTCGACCGCGTTCTGCTGAAGTATCCCGACATCGATCTGTCCCGCATCCGCCTGATCGGATGGGGAGGCGGCCAGGCTTTCACGGACTACTATCCGTTGCTGGGATTGCCGGTGGAGTACACGGTATGTCCCTTTGCGGCCAACCAGGGCAAACAGATCCATGGCGTCACCGTGAAGAGCCCCGAGGCATTGATGCAGGAGCCCCACGATGACGTGCTGGTGGTGGTCTTCGCGGCGCATTCGGCGGAGATCATGAACCAGATCCGCAATTTCTGGGGAGACTACCGCTGCGTGCCCGCACTGACCCACAGCCCGCGCCACGGAGATATCGACCAGCTCCAGGCTTTCGCCCGGGTGTTCGCAGGCCTTTCCCTCCAGCGCACGGCTCCGCGCAGCACTCCTTCCCTGGGCATCTTCGTGCAGGGCCCGGTCTTTTCCTATACGCCGATGGCGCTTGCCTGGCAACGCATGGCCCATCCTGAAGCCTATGTGTGCCTCGTGACCTGGGACCACCAGAGCGCGGCCAGCCTGGATGCCTGCCGCCCCTGGGTGGATGCCGTGCTGACCCTGCCTCAGCCGCAGGCCATGGTGGACAGCCGCAACGCCATCATCCGCTCGGCCAAGGCAGGCGCCCGACATCTGAGCGAGGTGGGAGTGCCCTATGCAGTGCGCATGCGCAGCGACACCGTCGTCACGGGCTCGCTCTATCGCACCATAGAAGAGCTGTTCGACGACGGAAGCAGGAACGCCGGGAAATTCGGCTTCCTGGCGCACTCCTCCTGGAAACAGATTCCCTTCCATTTCTCGGAAAGATTTCTTGTCAGCCGCACCGAGGACATGTGCGCGCTGTGGTCGCTACCGGAAGACATGCGGGGTCCCGACCAGATCCGGCACCGCACCGACGAGCACTATCAGCAGATCCAGAAGGCAGCGGTGGAATGCCTGCTGTGGCAGAGCCTGGCCCGGAAATGGGGTGAGCCGGCGCGGGATCTCGCCGATGGATACCGCTTCGCAGCCAACCACCTCGTGCCGATGGACGAATACGCCGACGTCCTTTCGTTCAAGAACATTCCACTTTTCAACCTGACGCTCAACAAAGGTTTCGTAGGCACTCCTGACTGGTGGAGGGAGGTGTATGCCGACTTGCCGTCAGCCATGCGCCAGGCCGAAGCGGAAAGCGCGCAGGAGTT
Proteins encoded in this window:
- a CDS encoding NeuD/PglB/VioB family sugar acetyltransferase, whose amino-acid sequence is MTRTEDTIDPRRNLLIVGAGGFGREVLTYIEDDNPLFRPKGFLDSRTSALDGLERSVGIVGDPLTYVPVDGDVFMAALGDPAARLKYTEVLRSVHDVDFATVVHPQAHVTRHARLGRGCIIGPRVGISVDVQLGDFVCIQEYTVVGHDVRIGDWCQINSHCSIGGGARIGNFVSIHPNCVITSGAVIGDNVKIGAGSVVYGRIPPNITIMGNPARRFSWN
- a CDS encoding FkbM family methyltransferase, with product MVSRINLGRVHRKDALAAMLELYRRDPHFCIPVQAREILARKGRQARFILLGTKTFAEVFIRATRDEGWALAVVDDFKCGDGEKYHGVDIIPTQQFLGMVRDDPEIIAINCCRTDYSRRFFDRLCSREGIAHLNHEQVTRLFDMNDRVDYRTADWAPVISDRFEEFQLLEGRLEDAHSVDTLHSVLMFHLSCNPEWYLTVARPYSTLYFRSGLLEFSDNERFVDCGASIGESTTGLLGITGDRMEHSWMIEPDRFNLDVLRKLQSSYAGTDLESRISLHPFAVGDSDAQVPFHHLGGHGSSIAVSPDATLESVSVRRIDDIIDAPPTFIKMDIEGFEIPALRGARAAIQSGLPKMAISAYHRATDLLEIPALVDAISPGYSIGLQHHTEDRWDTCLYFYR
- a CDS encoding WavE lipopolysaccharide synthesis family protein, with the protein product MAKVRGGLDRVLLKYPDIDLSRIRLIGWGGGQAFTDYYPLLGLPVEYTVCPFAANQGKQIHGVTVKSPEALMQEPHDDVLVVVFAAHSAEIMNQIRNFWGDYRCVPALTHSPRHGDIDQLQAFARVFAGLSLQRTAPRSTPSLGIFVQGPVFSYTPMALAWQRMAHPEAYVCLVTWDHQSAASLDACRPWVDAVLTLPQPQAMVDSRNAIIRSAKAGARHLSEVGVPYAVRMRSDTVVTGSLYRTIEELFDDGSRNAGKFGFLAHSSWKQIPFHFSERFLVSRTEDMCALWSLPEDMRGPDQIRHRTDEHYQQIQKAAVECLLWQSLARKWGEPARDLADGYRFAANHLVPMDEYADVLSFKNIPLFNLTLNKGFVGTPDWWREVYADLPSAMRQAEAESAQEFTIAEFFAGRVG
- a CDS encoding SDR family NAD(P)-dependent oxidoreductase codes for the protein MDAAPTPFHVTGQRILVTGATSGLGHAIAVACARMGAQVIGVGRDEDRLARTLEALQAAAPGASHLAVRADLTQAGDRSALVEQIGSTPLNGVVHSAGISRLSPVRMLTEQHLHEVQAINVDAPMLLTQALLKRNLIAQGGSLVFIASIAAHIGVPGVAAYSGTKAALIAMVRCLAMEVVKRGIRANCLSPALVDTPLLDATATLVGSMEQERGNYPLGFGQPDDVANAAVFLLSQASRWITGTTLIMDGGLTIS